In one Lolium rigidum isolate FL_2022 chromosome 3, APGP_CSIRO_Lrig_0.1, whole genome shotgun sequence genomic region, the following are encoded:
- the LOC124697108 gene encoding wall-associated receptor kinase 1-like, giving the protein MVLLLATSLLAAVTEQAPSPPPITIDPRCLAECGNKSIPYPFGTGTGCFLPGFEVTCDQTVFPPRLFLVDPSEVFQSNLSGNYSTQGVSHTSVWDNKPDRGKPMEIMDISVSLSEVRISSAVSTDCRKYDSYHSFIQQTTTVSYKGSFFIATGRNVLIGVGTNVDAELYQSYRGSGDTVTRCISEVTDYSVISTGGPCNSHGCCEASITREAFSMTAIADKKRDDWPYTDSNCSVAMMVEKGWYKYTPDDVYGDEAYMSKKFQGGVPQILHFAVDRSPCPLEGHLPPPGYGCRSEYSSCVQPIQRPGHFCKCSENYDGNPYIPGGCRDIDECALREQYPDLRVKYPCSSGGVCKNRVGGYDCPCKPGMKGDGKTGTCIEKFPRPAKVALGVIGGVSIIVVLVLFVLFLSERKRMREFFIRNGGPLLEKINNIKIFKEDELKRCTKNYSTTLGSGAFGVVYKGILEDGKQHIAVKKSKYASKAQIDQFTNEVIIQSRVIHKNIVRLIGCCLEVDVPVLVYEFVSNGNLEDILHGKSKVLLTMDQRIVIAAESAEGLAYMHSKTTTNIQHGDVKPANILLDDNYIPKISDFGISRLIARGDDKHSEEVIGDNNYMDPVYRETGLLTNKSDVYSFGLVLYELITGIKANCCEDGKLVKNHLESYTKNNTTYVRPCIQLKQDKDTELLQSLAEIASECLYRDVDQRPEMTDVAERIQSIRKWYTQKSPSS; this is encoded by the exons ATGGTGCTGCTACTTGCAACAAGCTTGCTGGCAGCCGTTACCGAGCAAgcaccctcgccgccgcccatTACCATTGATCCACGCTGCCTTGCCGAGTGCGGGAACAAAAGTATTCCGTACCCCTTTGGCACGGGCACTGGCTGTTTCCTCCCGGGCTTCGAGGTCACCTGCGACCAAACAGTCTTTCCACCTCGCCTATTTCTGGTGGACCCCAGTGAAGTGTTCCAGTCTAATTTGTCTGGAAACTACTCCACCCAAGGGGTCAGCCATACAAGCGTCTGGGACAACAAGCCGGACCGTGGCAAACCAATGGAGATTATGGATATCTCAGTTTCTCTGTCTGAAGTGCGGATATCTTCTGCGGTCAGCACCGACTGTAGAAAATACGATTCCTACCATTCCTTCATTCAACAAACAACAACTGTCTCCTATAAGGGCAGTTTTTTCATTGCTACTGGCCGAAATGTCCTCATCGGCGTCGGCACGAACGTCGATGCTGAGTTGTACCAGAGTTACCGTGGTTCCGGGGATACTGTAACCCGCTGCATATCCGAGGTCACTGATTATTCGGTAATCTCCACAGGTGGGCCGTGCAACAGTCATGGCTGCTGCGAGGCCTCCATTACCAGAGAGGCCTTTAGCATGACGGCCATAGCTGATAAGAAGAGAGACGACTGGCCATACACCGATAGCAACTGCTCCGTGGCGATGATGGTGGAGAAGGGATGGTACAAATACACCCCAGATGATGTCTACGGGGACGAGGCCTACATGTCCAAAAAATTCCAGGGAGGCGTCCCACAAATCCTGCACTTCGCCGTCGACAGAAGTCCTTGCCCGTTGGAAGGACATCTTCCACCCCCGGGCTATGGGTGTCGCAGCGAATACAGCTCGTGCGTCCAACCAATCCAAAGGCCCGGCCATTTCTGCAAGTGTTCAGAGAACTACGATGGCAACCCATACATCCCTGGTGGATGCCGAG ACATCGATGAGTGTGCACTCAGAGAGCAGTATCCGGACTTGCGAGTTAAGTATCCATGCTCGAGTGGCGGGGTGTGCAAAAACAGGGTAGGAGGCTATGACTGCCCATGCAAGCCTGGAATGAAAGGTGACGGCAAAACGGGAACCTGCATTGAGAAATTTCCCCGGCCAGCTAAGGTGGCTCTAG GTGTTATAGGTGGTGTTTCAATCATTGTTGTTCTAGTGCTTTTTGTGCTTTTCCTTAGTGAGAGGAAAAGGATGAGGGAATTTTTCATAAGAAATGGGGGCCCTTTGCTGGAGAAAATAAACAACATAAAGATCTTCAAGGAGGACGAGCTGAAGCGATGTACAAAAAACTATAGCACTACTCTTGGAAGTGGTGCCTTTGGTGTGGTATACAAGGGGATTCTTGAGGATGGAAAACAACATATTGCTGTGAAGAAGTCCAAATATGCTAGTAAAGCACAAATAGACCAGTTCACCAATGAAGTCATTATCCAGTCAAGAGTCATCCACAAGAACATTGTAAGGCTCATAGGTTGTTGCCTTGAGGTTGATGTTCCGGTTTTGGTCTATGAGTTTGTCTCGAATGGTAACCTTGAAGACATCCTTCATGGTAAGAGCAAGGTTTTGCTCACAATGGATCAACGTATAGTCATTGCTGCAGAATCAGCGGAAGGTCTTGCTTATATGCACTCCAAGACAACCACCAACATCCAACATGGCGATGTGAAGCCTGCAAATATACTTTTGGATGATAATTACATTCCAAAAATATCAGACTTCGGAATATCAAGGCTAATTGCAAGAGGTGATGACAAGCATAGTGAAGAGGTCATTGGTGACAACAATTACATGGACCCAGTCTATCGAGAAACTGGCCTGCTGACCAACAAAAGTGATGTTTATAGTTTTGGGCTTGTGCTCTATGAGCTCATTACTGGAATCAAAGCAAACTGCTGTGAAGATGGCAAACTTGTAAAGAATCACCTGGAGAGTTACACAAAAAACAACACAACATATGTAAGGCCTTGCATACAACTCAAACAGGACAAAGACACCGAGCTTCTGCAAAGTCTTGCTGAGATTGCCAGTGAGTGCTTATACCGTGATGTGGATCAAAGGCCAGAGATGACAGATGTTGCGGAGCGTATCCAAAGTATAAGGAAGTGGTATACCCAGAAGTCGCCATCTTCGTAG